A part of Melittangium boletus DSM 14713 genomic DNA contains:
- a CDS encoding L-threonylcarbamoyladenylate synthase: MLTSDLLTRAVELLRRGGVIALPTETVYGLAANAEDELAVRRVFAIKGRPATHPLIVHVANAGELASWARHVPEEAQRLAEAFWPGPLTLVLPRSPRATDAVTGGQDTVALRVPQHPVARAVLDALGGGVAAPSANRFGRVSPTTAEHVRADLGADVDLVLEGGPCTVGVESTIVDLSQGEPAVLRPGGLAVEEVERVLGRPVPVRTSSSVRVSGSLASHYAPRAGVVLSEPGEVASRVEALRAQGQRVGVLGPPGLRLPSDVPRYDVPEEPSGAARVLYTRLREADARGHDVLVACLPRAEGLGIAVRDRLARAAAPRPPET; the protein is encoded by the coding sequence ATGCTTACCTCGGACCTCCTCACACGGGCAGTGGAATTGCTGCGGCGCGGCGGAGTCATCGCCTTGCCAACGGAAACGGTTTACGGCCTGGCGGCCAACGCGGAGGACGAGCTGGCCGTGCGCCGCGTCTTCGCCATCAAGGGCCGCCCCGCGACCCACCCCCTCATCGTCCATGTGGCGAACGCCGGGGAACTCGCCTCCTGGGCCCGTCACGTGCCCGAGGAGGCCCAACGACTCGCGGAGGCCTTCTGGCCCGGGCCCCTCACGCTCGTGCTGCCGCGCTCCCCGCGTGCCACGGACGCCGTGACAGGAGGCCAGGACACGGTGGCCCTGCGCGTGCCCCAACACCCCGTGGCCCGGGCGGTGCTGGACGCGCTCGGGGGCGGAGTGGCCGCGCCGAGCGCCAACCGGTTCGGCCGGGTGAGCCCCACCACCGCCGAGCATGTGCGGGCGGACCTGGGAGCGGACGTGGACCTCGTCCTCGAGGGCGGCCCGTGCACGGTGGGCGTGGAGTCCACCATCGTCGACCTGAGCCAGGGAGAGCCCGCGGTGCTGCGGCCCGGAGGCCTGGCGGTGGAGGAGGTGGAGCGCGTCCTCGGACGTCCCGTGCCAGTGCGCACCTCGTCCTCGGTGCGCGTCTCGGGCAGCCTCGCCTCGCACTACGCGCCCCGGGCGGGAGTCGTCCTGAGCGAACCCGGGGAAGTGGCCTCGCGCGTGGAGGCCCTGCGGGCCCAGGGACAGCGCGTGGGGGTGTTGGGACCGCCCGGCCTGCGCCTGCCCTCCGACGTCCCGCGTTACGACGTCCCGGAGGAGCCCTCCGGCGCGGCGCGCGTCCTCTATACGCGCCTGCGCGAGGCGGACGCGCGGGGCCATGACGTCCTGGTGGCGTGCCTGCCCCGCGCCGAGGGCCTGGGCATCGCCGTGCGGGACAGGCTCGCGCGCGCCGCCGCGCCCCGTCCTCCGGAGACCTGA
- a CDS encoding prolyl oligopeptidase family serine peptidase has protein sequence MGNLNRALEFPTTRRDPESGYTLHGRWFDDPYAWLERLDAAETQAWIAAQEAVTHAVLRAVPGRDALRASVARSARHARLSPPIPAGPRGREFLWWADASDDKLKFMLRRGQGAPLETMIDPNTWASDEALVFAVPSPDGALVAFGKAVGGTHAAVIHVLDVETGRLLPDRPRGTGHSSLAWRPDASGFFYAACPEPGEVPAGDEAHWNAIYEHRLGSGVPARRIFGDDQVKEYWCSVKVSECRRFAVLSKWDYVHANVVYLLRLADDAFVPVAPTMRSLNQVQVIGDSLLIQTDLDAPRGRLCVASLTAPTEWRTLIHENEDTLQTVAGIGGRLYAVYSHAASHRVRIHAEDGTYLRDLVLPALGSVNRNEGEGIVSGISGAWSGDEVWVNFMSYVQPPSVYRYDYATDRLSPYHVPDVGLDASEYVTDQVWYESPDGTRVSMFITHRKDVPRDGRQAVRLSGYGGFNISVEPRFSALHAAWLKLGGVLAFANVRGGGEYGRAWHEAACKTRRQNAFDDYIAAARWLVSAGYTTPSKLVSRGNSNGGLLVAVTAMQAPESFGAVYCRAPTLDMLRFPNFGHLSSATVEYGSPEDPVEGAYLAGYSPYHNVRADRRYPVMAFVSALNDQVAPPYDPLKMVAKLQAEGTRGGPYFLLPLRDSGHGGGTTLTALVEQDVDELSFYCWALSLGLAEPTG, from the coding sequence ATGGGGAACTTGAACCGGGCTCTGGAATTTCCCACGACGCGGCGCGATCCGGAGAGCGGCTACACGCTGCACGGCAGGTGGTTTGACGATCCTTACGCCTGGCTGGAACGGCTCGACGCGGCGGAGACCCAGGCGTGGATCGCGGCGCAGGAAGCCGTCACGCACGCGGTGCTGCGCGCGGTGCCGGGACGCGATGCGCTGCGGGCATCGGTCGCTCGCTCAGCGCGCCATGCACGGCTCTCGCCGCCAATTCCCGCCGGGCCGCGCGGACGCGAGTTCCTTTGGTGGGCGGATGCCAGCGACGACAAGCTCAAGTTCATGCTCCGGCGCGGCCAGGGCGCGCCGCTCGAGACGATGATCGATCCCAACACTTGGGCGAGCGACGAGGCACTGGTCTTCGCCGTGCCGTCACCCGATGGTGCGCTGGTCGCGTTCGGGAAGGCCGTGGGAGGGACCCATGCCGCGGTGATCCACGTGCTCGATGTCGAGACCGGGCGGCTGCTTCCCGACCGGCCCCGGGGTACGGGCCACTCGTCGCTGGCCTGGAGACCCGACGCGTCGGGGTTTTTCTATGCGGCATGTCCCGAACCGGGGGAGGTGCCCGCGGGCGACGAGGCGCACTGGAACGCCATCTACGAGCACCGGCTTGGGTCGGGCGTGCCGGCCCGCCGGATCTTCGGCGACGACCAGGTGAAGGAGTACTGGTGTTCCGTCAAGGTCAGCGAGTGCCGCCGCTTCGCCGTGCTCTCCAAGTGGGATTATGTGCACGCCAACGTCGTCTATCTGCTTCGCCTCGCCGATGACGCGTTCGTGCCGGTGGCTCCCACCATGCGGTCGCTCAACCAGGTGCAAGTCATTGGCGACTCGCTGCTCATCCAGACCGACCTCGATGCGCCGCGCGGTCGTCTCTGCGTCGCGTCTCTGACGGCGCCGACGGAGTGGCGGACGCTCATTCACGAAAACGAGGACACGCTGCAGACGGTCGCCGGCATCGGCGGTCGGCTCTACGCCGTCTACTCGCATGCGGCGTCGCATCGCGTGCGCATCCACGCCGAAGATGGCACCTATCTTCGCGACCTCGTGCTGCCAGCCCTCGGCTCGGTGAATCGCAACGAGGGGGAGGGCATCGTCAGCGGCATCAGCGGCGCCTGGAGTGGCGACGAGGTATGGGTGAATTTCATGTCATACGTGCAGCCGCCCTCGGTCTATCGGTATGACTACGCGACGGATCGCCTGTCGCCATACCATGTGCCCGACGTGGGGCTCGACGCGTCCGAGTATGTGACGGACCAGGTCTGGTACGAATCGCCCGATGGTACGCGGGTCTCGATGTTCATCACCCACCGGAAGGATGTGCCTCGCGATGGGCGTCAGGCCGTGCGGCTGAGCGGCTACGGTGGCTTCAACATCTCGGTGGAGCCTCGCTTCTCGGCGCTCCACGCCGCCTGGCTGAAACTGGGCGGCGTGCTCGCCTTCGCCAACGTGCGAGGTGGCGGCGAATACGGCCGTGCCTGGCACGAGGCGGCATGCAAGACGCGGCGGCAGAACGCCTTCGACGACTACATCGCGGCGGCGCGTTGGCTCGTCTCGGCGGGCTACACGACGCCCTCCAAGCTCGTCTCGCGCGGCAACAGCAACGGCGGCCTGCTCGTTGCTGTCACCGCCATGCAAGCGCCCGAGTCTTTTGGAGCCGTCTACTGCCGCGCGCCCACGCTCGACATGCTGCGCTTTCCGAATTTCGGCCACCTGAGCTCGGCGACCGTCGAGTACGGCTCGCCCGAGGACCCCGTCGAGGGCGCGTATCTCGCTGGCTACTCGCCCTATCACAATGTCCGAGCCGATCGGCGCTATCCCGTGATGGCCTTCGTGTCGGCGTTGAACGACCAGGTCGCGCCGCCGTACGATCCGCTCAAGATGGTCGCCAAGCTCCAGGCGGAAGGCACGCGGGGCGGACCCTATTTCCTGCTGCCGCTCCGGGACTCGGGACACGGCGGCGGCACCACGCTGACGGCGCTCGTCGAACAAGACGTCGACGAGCTGAGCTTCTACTGCTGGGCGCTAAGCCTCGGTCTGGCTGAGCCTACGGGGTGA
- a CDS encoding TIGR01777 family oxidoreductase, with protein sequence MGKSRVFEARSQLSVSAEELFAWHDREGAFQRLAPPWEPVEVVDHQGEGIHEGARVVVRMRLGPLSPTWTARHTRYVPGSLFQDVQESGPFSRWIHTHRMWNEASGGSVLEDEVEYVLPVGPLGQAVGGGYARHRLERMFAYRHAVTREDSRRHAAFAGQPRLTVAVSGTSGLVGGALVPFLTTGGHRVRRLVRGQPEAGDIAWAPGQGEMDVAALEGLDAVVHLAGEPIADGRWTPERKERIRRSRVDGTRALCESLARLARPPRVLVCASAVGFYGNRGEDVLTEASSPGQGFLADVTREWEAATAPAERAGIRVVHLRLGVVLSARGGALAKMLPAFQAGVGGRIGEGRQWMSWVCLEDVLGLIYFALFTPELRGAVNAVSPQPVRQEEFARTLGRVLSRPALLPLPAAAVHALFGEMGEATLLACARAQPEVALRQGFSFFHPSLEETLRFTLGKTTEGVRFRHA encoded by the coding sequence ATGGGCAAGTCGCGGGTGTTCGAGGCGCGCAGCCAGCTGTCCGTCAGCGCGGAGGAGCTCTTCGCCTGGCATGACCGCGAGGGGGCCTTCCAACGCCTGGCGCCTCCCTGGGAGCCCGTCGAGGTGGTGGACCACCAGGGCGAGGGCATCCACGAGGGCGCGCGCGTGGTGGTGCGCATGCGTCTGGGTCCCCTGTCCCCGACCTGGACGGCGAGGCACACCCGCTATGTGCCCGGTTCGCTCTTCCAGGACGTGCAGGAGTCGGGGCCCTTTTCCCGGTGGATCCACACCCACCGCATGTGGAACGAGGCCTCGGGCGGCTCCGTGCTGGAGGACGAGGTGGAGTACGTCCTGCCGGTGGGGCCGCTCGGACAGGCGGTGGGGGGCGGTTACGCGCGGCACCGGCTGGAGCGGATGTTCGCCTACCGCCACGCGGTGACGCGCGAGGATTCACGCCGCCACGCGGCCTTCGCCGGACAGCCCCGGTTGACGGTGGCGGTGAGCGGCACGTCGGGCCTGGTGGGCGGCGCGCTCGTGCCCTTTCTCACCACGGGGGGCCATCGGGTGCGGCGGCTGGTGCGAGGCCAACCCGAGGCGGGGGACATCGCCTGGGCACCGGGACAGGGGGAGATGGACGTGGCCGCGTTGGAGGGACTGGACGCGGTGGTGCACCTGGCGGGCGAGCCCATCGCCGATGGCCGGTGGACGCCCGAGCGCAAGGAGCGCATCCGCCGCAGCCGGGTCGATGGCACCCGGGCGCTCTGCGAATCCCTCGCGCGTCTGGCGCGTCCGCCGCGCGTCCTGGTGTGCGCGTCGGCCGTGGGCTTCTACGGCAACCGGGGAGAGGACGTGCTCACCGAGGCCAGCTCGCCCGGGCAGGGATTCCTGGCCGATGTCACGCGCGAGTGGGAAGCGGCCACGGCTCCGGCGGAGCGCGCGGGCATCCGCGTGGTGCACTTGCGTCTCGGGGTGGTGTTGAGCGCGCGCGGAGGCGCCCTGGCCAAGATGCTGCCCGCCTTCCAGGCCGGGGTGGGAGGCCGCATCGGAGAGGGGCGGCAGTGGATGAGCTGGGTGTGCCTGGAGGATGTCCTCGGGCTCATCTACTTCGCCCTGTTCACCCCCGAGCTGCGGGGCGCCGTCAACGCCGTGTCGCCCCAGCCCGTGCGTCAGGAGGAGTTCGCCCGGACGCTGGGCCGGGTGCTCTCCCGTCCCGCGCTGTTGCCCCTGCCGGCCGCGGCGGTGCATGCGCTCTTCGGGGAGATGGGCGAGGCGACGCTGCTCGCGTGTGCCCGCGCCCAGCCGGAGGTGGCGCTCCGCCAGGGCTTCTCCTTCTTCCACCCGTCGCTGGAGGAGACGCTGCGCTTCACCCTCGGAAAGACGACCGAGGGCGTTCGCTTCCGCCACGCGTGA
- a CDS encoding polysaccharide lyase family 7 protein, which produces MLKSSAHQKASSRTSGFITSMLVAAASLGSMSAAAQTRLTIPDANISASGSDINLPVNANDGSLSTRWSADASGGAQWLQYNLGGCYKIACANLAWYNGDSRKYNLTLQTSNDGRTWSDVFNGTNSGTTAMLKPYAFGDKSARYVRLQSTGSNVNNWVSLSEMEIWTNGTGNCSSYALDPKKSPGENFDLSGYKLQTLDGALQFKQVSPINTYTDKYFYTDSSTGAMTFYVPSGAGSTTNSHYPRSELRTNATWRMGGTRTLAVSMKVLQQPATKQIIIGQIHGEQSGGSELLKLRWTNGDILMGVKTNFGDSEQRILIKSGVAIGENIDYVIKLAGSTVTVTVNGTSKSFTYNTASWSNVDLYFKLGAYSQDSSADGTYAKVAVTALK; this is translated from the coding sequence ATGCTCAAGAGTTCCGCGCATCAAAAAGCGTCAAGCCGTACCAGCGGGTTCATCACCTCCATGCTCGTCGCCGCGGCATCACTGGGATCGATGTCCGCAGCCGCGCAAACCAGGTTGACCATCCCAGATGCCAACATCAGCGCCAGCGGCAGCGACATCAACCTGCCGGTCAATGCGAACGACGGTTCGCTGAGCACGCGCTGGTCGGCCGATGCGAGCGGTGGCGCGCAATGGCTGCAATACAACCTGGGGGGCTGCTACAAGATCGCGTGCGCCAATCTGGCCTGGTACAACGGCGATTCGCGCAAATACAACCTCACGCTCCAGACCTCGAACGACGGCCGCACCTGGTCCGACGTGTTCAACGGCACGAACAGCGGCACGACGGCGATGCTGAAGCCCTATGCCTTCGGCGACAAGTCGGCCCGGTACGTGCGGCTGCAAAGCACGGGCAGCAATGTCAATAACTGGGTCAGCCTGTCGGAAATGGAAATCTGGACCAACGGCACGGGCAATTGCTCCTCCTACGCGCTCGATCCGAAGAAGTCACCGGGTGAGAATTTCGACTTGTCCGGTTACAAGCTGCAAACCTTGGACGGAGCACTCCAGTTCAAGCAGGTCTCTCCGATCAACACCTATACCGACAAGTATTTCTATACCGACTCATCGACCGGCGCGATGACCTTCTACGTGCCGTCTGGCGCGGGTTCGACCACCAACTCCCACTATCCGCGCTCGGAGCTGCGGACCAACGCCACCTGGCGGATGGGCGGTACGCGTACGCTGGCCGTGTCGATGAAGGTGTTGCAGCAACCGGCGACCAAGCAGATCATCATCGGCCAGATCCATGGCGAACAGTCGGGTGGCTCGGAGTTGTTGAAACTGCGCTGGACCAACGGCGACATCCTGATGGGCGTCAAAACGAACTTCGGTGATAGCGAGCAGAGAATCCTGATCAAGAGCGGCGTCGCGATCGGGGAGAACATCGATTACGTCATCAAGCTGGCCGGCTCCACCGTCACGGTCACCGTCAATGGCACGTCGAAGTCGTTCACCTACAACACCGCGTCGTGGAGCAACGTCGATCTGTACTTCAAGCTCGGTGCCTACTCTCAGGATTCCTCGGCGGATGGCACGTACGCCAAGGTCGCGGTGACCGCGCTGAAGTGA
- a CDS encoding NAD(P)/FAD-dependent oxidoreductase, translating into MSETVSEHGGVEGKGAMLARIPSTGRHRVLIIGGGTAGICVAARLARAGQKDVAIIEPSAHHYYQPLWTLVGAGAARVEDTVRDEARYIPKGVKWIQDWAQEVDPVARTVSTRGGQTLGYDFLVVAPGIQLDWDKVRGLREALESRPNVSSNYDVRYAPKTWEMIRAFQGGTALFTHPATPVKCAGAPQKIMYLAADHFRKRGLQDSAHVVFASAGKAIFGVKEYAAVLEQVVKRYGIDTRFQHNLVEVRGEKNEAVFVRALADGASEQIVLPYDILHVCPPQSAPDFIQNSPLAWRDGPSRGWVKADKYTLRHPDHPEVFALGDASDLPTSRTGAAIRKQAPVLVKNLLAVMAGREPTATYDGYASCPLTTGYGKLLLAEFGYEGKPTPTFPLIDSIQERRDMWLLKKYGLPRLYWELMLRGRA; encoded by the coding sequence ATGAGTGAAACGGTGAGCGAGCACGGCGGCGTCGAGGGGAAGGGGGCGATGCTCGCCCGGATACCCAGCACCGGACGGCATCGGGTCCTCATCATCGGCGGAGGCACGGCGGGCATCTGCGTGGCCGCCCGCCTGGCCCGCGCCGGACAGAAGGACGTGGCCATCATCGAGCCCAGCGCCCACCACTACTACCAGCCCCTCTGGACGCTGGTGGGGGCCGGCGCGGCGCGCGTCGAGGACACCGTGCGCGACGAGGCCCGCTACATCCCCAAGGGGGTGAAGTGGATCCAGGACTGGGCCCAGGAGGTGGACCCGGTCGCTCGGACGGTGAGCACGCGGGGAGGTCAGACGCTGGGCTACGACTTCCTCGTGGTGGCGCCCGGCATCCAGCTCGATTGGGACAAGGTGCGTGGCCTGCGCGAGGCGCTGGAGTCCCGGCCCAATGTCTCCAGCAACTACGACGTGCGCTACGCGCCCAAGACGTGGGAGATGATCCGTGCCTTCCAGGGGGGCACCGCCCTCTTCACCCATCCGGCCACGCCGGTGAAGTGCGCGGGCGCGCCGCAGAAGATCATGTACCTGGCGGCGGACCACTTCCGGAAGCGAGGCCTCCAGGACTCGGCGCACGTCGTCTTCGCGTCCGCGGGCAAGGCCATCTTCGGCGTGAAGGAGTACGCCGCGGTGCTGGAGCAGGTGGTGAAGCGCTACGGCATCGACACGCGCTTCCAGCACAACCTGGTAGAGGTGCGCGGGGAGAAGAACGAGGCCGTCTTCGTGCGCGCCCTGGCGGACGGAGCCTCCGAGCAGATCGTCCTTCCCTACGACATCCTCCACGTGTGCCCGCCCCAGAGCGCGCCGGACTTCATCCAGAACAGTCCGCTGGCCTGGCGCGACGGGCCCTCCCGGGGTTGGGTCAAGGCGGACAAGTACACCCTGCGGCACCCGGACCATCCGGAGGTGTTCGCCTTGGGAGATGCCTCGGATCTGCCGACCTCGCGCACGGGCGCCGCCATCCGCAAGCAGGCCCCCGTGCTGGTGAAGAACCTGCTCGCCGTCATGGCGGGCCGCGAGCCCACCGCGACGTACGATGGCTATGCGTCCTGCCCCCTCACCACCGGCTACGGCAAGCTGCTGCTCGCCGAGTTCGGCTACGAGGGCAAGCCCACCCCCACCTTCCCGCTCATCGACAGCATCCAGGAGCGGCGCGACATGTGGCTGCTCAAGAAGTACGGCTTGCCGCGGCTCTACTGGGAGTTGATGCTGCGTGGCCGGGCCTGA
- a CDS encoding sulfite exporter TauE/SafE family protein — translation MSLLGFPLAVLIGLSLGLLGGGGSIITVPILVYVLGFEPKQAIAMGLAIVGATSLVGALGHWREGNLQPRAALVFGGMAMGGSFAGARLSVFLSGAAQLVLFSTVMLVAAVFMSRNTRRGALAGAPAPEPHRAAFPLIAASALGVGTLTGLVGVGGGFLIVPALVLRVGLPMKRAVGTSLLVISLNSFVGFAGHLGHVDVPWGGLSAFTALAIVGILGGTRLSRAVSQAALQRAFAGLLVVMGGLILYQNRHVLAPVHPSESHARPDLTRGGSERPRSSFRG, via the coding sequence ATGTCCCTTCTCGGCTTTCCGCTCGCCGTGCTCATCGGGTTGTCCCTGGGGTTGCTCGGAGGAGGCGGCTCCATCATCACCGTGCCGATCCTCGTCTACGTGCTGGGCTTCGAGCCCAAGCAGGCCATCGCCATGGGCCTGGCGATCGTGGGCGCCACGAGCCTCGTTGGTGCCCTCGGCCATTGGCGCGAGGGCAACCTCCAGCCGCGCGCGGCGCTCGTCTTCGGAGGCATGGCCATGGGCGGAAGCTTCGCGGGCGCGCGCCTGTCCGTCTTCCTCTCGGGGGCCGCGCAGCTGGTGCTCTTCTCCACGGTGATGCTGGTGGCCGCGGTCTTCATGTCGCGCAACACCCGAAGAGGCGCCCTCGCGGGGGCCCCCGCGCCCGAGCCCCATCGGGCCGCCTTTCCCCTCATCGCCGCGTCCGCGCTCGGCGTGGGCACCTTGACGGGACTGGTGGGCGTGGGGGGCGGCTTCCTCATCGTCCCGGCGCTCGTGTTGCGGGTCGGCCTGCCGATGAAGCGGGCCGTGGGCACGAGCCTGCTCGTCATCTCGCTCAATTCCTTCGTGGGCTTCGCGGGCCATCTGGGCCATGTGGACGTGCCGTGGGGAGGTCTCTCCGCCTTCACGGCCCTGGCCATCGTCGGGATTCTCGGCGGCACCCGGCTCTCGCGCGCTGTCTCGCAGGCGGCCCTCCAGCGCGCCTTCGCGGGATTGCTCGTGGTGATGGGCGGCTTGATTCTCTACCAGAACCGCCACGTGCTGGCGCCGGTGCACCCGAGCGAGTCCCACGCCAGGCCAGACCTCACGCGTGGCGGAAGCGAACGCCCTCGGTCGTCTTTCCGAGGGTGA
- a CDS encoding pesticin C-terminus-like muramidase — protein sequence MNFNQSSFDAAKAFSSMPELLQPTPLNPTPQTFQPTANDPFTVSQGQLTFDAEGLEDRGRYFSREAHWPGGASGVTIGRGYDMKERTTDEVLADLTAAGVPQADAERLAQGAGLEGDEAAEFVRGLDGLEITPEAQQALFSTVYEEYVTDVRRISNGPSQIEAYGNVDWENLDPAIQDAIVDLRYRGDYTPLTRRDVQPLVVANDLQGLHDLLADEDRMINDWGVPRDRFERRRDFLADALAERATTPAQ from the coding sequence ATGAATTTCAATCAGAGCAGCTTCGATGCGGCCAAGGCCTTCTCGTCGATGCCGGAGCTCCTCCAGCCCACCCCGCTCAATCCCACGCCTCAGACCTTCCAGCCGACCGCGAACGACCCCTTCACGGTGTCCCAGGGTCAGCTGACGTTCGACGCGGAGGGATTGGAGGATCGAGGGCGCTACTTCAGCCGCGAGGCCCACTGGCCGGGAGGTGCCTCCGGGGTCACCATCGGCCGCGGCTATGACATGAAGGAGCGGACGACGGATGAAGTCCTCGCCGATCTGACCGCCGCGGGCGTCCCCCAGGCGGATGCCGAGCGCCTGGCCCAGGGAGCGGGCCTGGAAGGCGACGAAGCCGCCGAGTTCGTCAGGGGGCTGGATGGGCTCGAGATCACCCCCGAGGCGCAGCAGGCGTTGTTCTCCACGGTGTATGAAGAGTACGTGACGGATGTCAGGCGCATCTCCAACGGTCCCTCCCAGATCGAAGCCTACGGCAACGTGGACTGGGAGAACCTGGACCCCGCGATCCAGGATGCCATCGTGGACCTGCGCTACCGGGGGGATTACACGCCCCTCACCCGCCGGGACGTCCAGCCGCTCGTCGTCGCCAATGATCTCCAGGGGCTCCATGATCTCCTCGCCGACGAGGACAGGATGATCAACGACTGGGGCGTTCCGCGTGACCGCTTCGAGCGGCGCAGGGACTTCCTGGCGGATGCGCTGGCCGAGCGCGCAACGACTCCGGCTCAGTAA
- a CDS encoding GNAT family N-acetyltransferase, which translates to MDKLDTPWIAERFAPSHSEPMPDASFHIRPVRSAVDLAATTRLFEAYASSLGIDLSFQDFAAELAAMPGKYAAPAGELLLARDLRGEPLGCVGLRPMSFDGCCEMKRLYVSPRARGLGLGKALVNAIIREATRIGYREMRLDTLPTMVAALTLYREAGFVPIPPYYDTPLAGTIFLGRPLAP; encoded by the coding sequence ATGGATAAGCTGGATACCCCATGGATCGCGGAGAGGTTCGCGCCGAGCCATAGTGAGCCCATGCCTGATGCTTCCTTCCACATCAGACCCGTCAGATCGGCCGTCGATCTCGCGGCCACGACGCGGTTGTTCGAGGCCTACGCGTCCTCACTCGGAATCGATCTGTCCTTTCAGGACTTCGCGGCGGAGCTGGCGGCCATGCCGGGCAAGTACGCGGCACCCGCCGGTGAACTCCTTCTCGCGCGCGACCTTCGGGGAGAGCCGTTGGGGTGCGTTGGGCTCAGGCCGATGAGCTTCGACGGTTGTTGCGAGATGAAGAGGCTCTACGTCTCACCCCGTGCACGTGGACTGGGTCTCGGCAAGGCGCTGGTGAACGCCATCATCCGGGAGGCGACGCGGATCGGTTATCGCGAGATGCGGCTCGACACCTTGCCCACCATGGTCGCGGCCCTCACGCTCTACCGGGAGGCGGGGTTCGTGCCGATCCCGCCCTACTACGACACGCCGCTGGCGGGCACGATCTTCCTCGGGCGGCCACTCGCCCCGTGA
- a CDS encoding sigma-54 interaction domain-containing protein, with product MTLSPPLPSLELAALETLAGPLLLVDAWRRVTAATPEAPTRLGASFQPGRPLTEVLGISEGPEGIEALLLQGRALEATPAGGGTGMRVRAVALGEGRQRRGWVVLLGDEPEGSSSEGDAAETFHGMWTREPGMKHLFRLVEKVARTESSVLVRGESGTGKELVANALHAISPRRKGPFRAINCAALPPSLLESELFGHVRGAFTGAVRDSPGHFRLADGGTLFLDEVGEIPLELQGKLLRVLETRTVIPVGGRASVPVDVRIVAATHRALRREVEEGRFRADLMYRLRVVPLFLPSLRERRGDILPLARRFLGQLERQGSRHVERISPGAQRLLQHHDWPGNVRELRNVMEYAFVIGEGPVLHEADLPPEFSESRPPSLATRTARPAPLPVDRPPAEELDPATLRAVLEQAGGNRTQAARLLGISRVTLWRRLRALGDEPVR from the coding sequence ATGACCCTCTCGCCTCCCCTGCCCTCCCTCGAACTCGCCGCCCTGGAAACCCTGGCGGGCCCCCTGCTGCTCGTCGATGCCTGGCGGCGCGTGACCGCCGCCACCCCCGAGGCCCCGACACGGCTCGGTGCCTCGTTCCAACCGGGAAGGCCGCTCACGGAAGTGCTGGGCATCTCCGAGGGCCCCGAGGGAATCGAGGCGCTGCTGCTCCAAGGGCGCGCGCTCGAGGCCACACCGGCTGGCGGTGGCACCGGAATGCGCGTGCGCGCCGTGGCCCTGGGAGAGGGAAGGCAGCGACGGGGATGGGTGGTGTTGCTCGGCGACGAACCCGAGGGCTCCTCTTCCGAGGGGGACGCCGCGGAGACGTTCCACGGCATGTGGACGCGCGAGCCCGGGATGAAGCACCTTTTCCGCCTCGTGGAGAAGGTGGCGCGCACCGAGTCGAGCGTGCTGGTGCGCGGCGAGTCCGGCACGGGCAAGGAGCTGGTGGCCAACGCCCTGCACGCCATCTCCCCGCGACGCAAGGGGCCCTTCCGCGCCATCAACTGTGCCGCGCTGCCGCCCAGCCTGTTGGAGAGCGAACTGTTCGGCCACGTGCGCGGCGCCTTCACCGGCGCGGTGCGCGACAGCCCGGGCCACTTCCGGCTCGCGGACGGGGGGACGCTCTTCCTCGACGAGGTGGGGGAGATTCCGCTGGAGCTCCAGGGCAAGCTGCTGCGGGTGCTCGAGACGCGCACCGTCATTCCCGTGGGCGGGCGCGCGTCGGTGCCGGTGGACGTGCGCATCGTCGCCGCCACCCACCGGGCGCTGCGCCGCGAGGTGGAGGAGGGCCGCTTCCGCGCGGACCTGATGTACCGGCTGCGCGTGGTGCCGCTCTTCCTGCCCTCCTTGCGCGAGCGGCGCGGCGACATCCTCCCCCTGGCCCGGCGCTTCCTCGGCCAGCTGGAGCGCCAGGGCTCGCGTCACGTGGAGCGCATCTCCCCGGGTGCCCAACGGCTGCTGCAGCACCATGACTGGCCGGGCAATGTGCGCGAGCTGCGCAACGTGATGGAGTACGCCTTCGTCATCGGCGAGGGTCCCGTGCTGCACGAGGCCGATCTGCCCCCCGAGTTCTCCGAGTCCCGTCCTCCGTCCCTCGCCACCCGCACCGCGAGGCCCGCGCCCCTCCCCGTCGACAGGCCCCCGGCGGAGGAGCTGGATCCAGCCACCCTCCGGGCCGTGCTGGAACAGGCGGGAGGCAACCGCACCCAGGCCGCCCGCCTGCTAGGCATCAGCCGCGTCACCTTGTGGCGTCGGCTCCGGGCCCTGGGGGACGAGCCCGTGCGGTAG
- a CDS encoding rhodanese-like domain-containing protein yields MPPERIDALGAEVRHIDVREPEEFHGPLGHLPRAELVPLETLESACASWAREAPLLLICRSGKRSARAARALAERGFLRLYNLQGGMLAVRGDSTGTAR; encoded by the coding sequence GTGCCTCCCGAGCGCATCGACGCGCTGGGGGCCGAGGTACGGCACATCGACGTGCGCGAGCCGGAGGAGTTCCACGGCCCCCTGGGCCACCTGCCCCGGGCGGAGCTCGTCCCGTTGGAAACACTCGAGAGCGCCTGTGCCTCCTGGGCCCGCGAGGCACCGCTGTTGCTCATCTGCCGCTCGGGGAAGCGCTCCGCCAGGGCGGCGAGGGCGCTGGCCGAGCGCGGCTTCCTCCGTCTCTACAACCTCCAGGGGGGAATGCTCGCGGTGCGCGGGGACTCCACCGGGACGGCCCGCTGA